The DNA window CGAACGCATTTAGCAACTTACAACAGTCAACAAATCATAAACACCATCAGTGCAACACAGAATaacaattaaacataatttatgttttacctTCGTATGTTACCAAGCTGTAACATACCTATACCAACTTGACAATTCAATAACACTTCACTTCAAGACTCTCGGcctaaacaaaataataataagccGATCATGAAAACTATATTCCATACCGATGTCCGATTTGGCACAAAAGAGCTTAAAATTCGAATCTCTCTCAATattaaaacaaatcaatatcCGTCAAttgaaaatgaaagaaaactcaaatatctaagTTTTTCTAGAAGAAACCATTTCAATAATCCTAATAGATAAATCTCAGAATTATCAAGAAGACGCTACATCATACGCACTTCGCGGCAGAATTCTGTAATTGAGCAGTTTCGACAAAATGAGCATAACCATCTCAATTCTTAATGTAATTTAACGAATCTTATACCATTACGAAGACAACACATAGCACTACAACTTTTGTTTGAATCATAAGTTCAGAATCCAACTGCATATATGTCATAATCCCGAAATACAGTAGGTATCCTGCACAGCACAATTGCAGAATTCGATTTTGGCACATTTTGgtagaaaaatcataacaaatatgTTCCTAATCAAAAATCCATTTTTCCAGTGGCTATAAACAGCTAGCATAAAGCACTACAAAGTTTGTTTAGATCATTTCTACAAATTCAAAATACAAAAATCGCAGCAACACAAATACTCTCACCCAAAAACCGGAAGAATTCGCGCAGAAACAGAGCATCGGAACAGAAGCTTCGATCTACTCGTATCCTTGCTCAAAATTTGCGATTTCTATCTTGAATCGAAGCCTAGGATGTTAGGAAGACACCCTTCAGACTGAACGAGATTTCGACGCCGGACGGAGGAGATATGGCTACTTTGCTGCGGCTGCTCCTCAAGTGACAGGAATTGAGGTTAAGGGAAtgagtttctttctttctttcttttttccttCCTTCTCTCTCTCCTTGGTAAgttgtgtgtatgtatatgtatattatatatcttgtgtatttggttattaaaataataattcaagCCCATCTATCTCGGTCTGTATTTATTGTTTTGCTCTCGTGtgttatttaaactctatatatattttatattgttaaattcactgatattctaaaatacatatttttaacacacttcttgaatttatttggcataaataattattttaatttacaataAATAATCCTAATTTTGTCAATAAACAATCCTAACATTTATAATGTTGTGTACCACACTCATTGTTATGGATATAAAGATGTTCAAACACACAGGTGAATACTCATATGATGGGTTCACTGATTACATTTAATCGAACTTTCCAAGTGAATAAAGTATGTGGTTATTAGTATACACCATCAGTCCTAATGATCCGAAACAATACTGAAGGTCTGCATACTAGGATTACGTTTTGAATCTATTACTGACTTCATAATAGTCATCAAGTGACGAGATTAGATGCACATATTGTATTTATTACATAATGGTCGATGATTCATTAAAAGTGATTATGGTAAAGAGttgatattaaaataatttatttataaacacTGCTCAGTTCTAATTTttaactttttcacttttgtctctacttctttataatttataaatttaaacatTTCTAACCAAGACATTATATTGCAAACACTCCCTTGATACTGAAATCAGACCACGTTTGTTTTTGCCGTGGCGCCGACAGAAGAAAACGAGCAATAACGTTAAGGATCCATCTCTTTTTCGAATCAAGGTTGGGCCACACTCCAATCTTGGACCCGAACGCAATGAGTTCATCAGATTGGGCTTAGGTTGGACCATGTAATGCTAGGAGTAATCGCCTCTGAATGCGCAGTCCAATTCATTTACTATCTATCGACTATGGCGTTTGTAGGTTCTATAATCCGGCGAAGAACAAAACCCTTCATTCTTCAGTTCAGGGGATTTACATCAAATGCGCCGGGATTAGGGAGCCGAAGGGCTGATAGAAtagagaagattttgattgcaaaCAGAGGCGAAATTGCTTGCCGGATTATTCGGACAGCGAAGCGGCTGGGGATTCGAACTGTTGCCGTTTATAGCGATGCCGATGAGAGCAGCTTGCATGTCAAGTCGGCTGATGAAGCCGTTCGCATTGGACCTCCTCCGGCTCGGCTCAGCTACCTTAACGCTGCCTCAATCATCGAGGCCGCTAGCAAAACCGGCGCTCAGGTTAACAGTTTTGCTTCTTTTTTTTCTCGACTTCAGCTTATTTGATTCATCTTAAAGGGACAGTTTTGTTTAGGAGTTTCggaaagttttttaaaaatatatatatctgaACTCGCACAGATGAAGTTCCATTTGATGAATCACGGATAACGTAAACTAGTGCTAATTTGGCGCGTGACTAGCTTGACTTTTCACGGATCTATGTTTGTTGGCTCATAATCTAGGTCTTCTATTCTATGTTTTGGTGTTAGTATTGGTTTCTTATTGTTTCTCGGACGTGCTTTCAGAGTGGGATATCTTATTTGTGATAATTAGGCTATCCACCCAGGTTATGGTTTCTTATCAGAGAGTGCTGATTTTGCTCGACTTTGTGAAAATGAGGGTCTTACATTCATTGGGCCTCCTGCCTCTGCGATTCGTGACATGGGTGACAAAAGGTAAAAAAAGCAGGGAATCTCCATTTCCTTCTGTTCATTACTTTTCTCCCTTTGATCATTCTTCAGTTCAGGTTAACTATTTAATTAGTTTTCTCACTCTCACTCCATGTCGTTGTCCTTTCCAATACTTCCAAGTGAGATTAAGACACTAAAAGAAACCAAAGGAAACTTTTGTACATCACATCAAACTGAATAATCCACTGACATACAAGAGAAAGTAGAGGTGAATCCAAATCAcgtataaaattaatatttctaATTTCTAATTGACATATTTTGAGAAGAGGCTATTTAAATTCACCAAGGAAGTGCTCAACATCAATATGCCCACGTGGTGCGCGTGTTTCAACTATTTGGCCTTTTCCAGCAACGGACTTTGCATAATTTCTTGTAGTCTctgtaatatatttttttcaaagaTGGGAAGAGGTTCCACGGGACCTATATTTTAAGCTTTGATAAGTACATTACCTTCTTGTTCGCTGCACTATTTTTTGACCTTTCCATCCTCCGTTTTCACATATTTAGTCAATGCTTAAGGAATTATTGCATGGATTGCTAATTGTTGGATATTATACTTCAGTGCTTCAAAGAGAATAATGGGTGCAGCTGGAGTACCCCTTGTGCCTGGATATCATGGTGACAATCAAGATATTGATTTCATGAAGTTGGAAGCAGACAAAATTGGATATCCTATATTGATCAAGCCAACCCATGGAGGTGGAGGGAAGGTGAGCCAGTGATTTGTTCTTTATCGAAAATAGTTTGTCAAAGCTGAATTTCTAAGATCATTAGTGGTTCAAATATTTCCTTACTGTAATATCACTATTTGTCGTGTAAAATTTCTTTATTACTGAACAATTTTATTTTGTCATTTTTGGGTGGGCATAAACGACCGACTCCGAGGCCTAGTGCTGTAGACCATGCATGATCTTATATAATAAAATCGAAATCCGTGTATTAGTTTGAAAGCAGTTTTGTTAGCATTAGATGTTAAAACTACTAGAGTTTGACAAACAGAAAAGATAGTTACTTCCATACTTAGGTTCATGTGCTGTGCATTTTTCAAATTATCTTATGCAATTCCTGGTTCAAGCTCTTAATCAAGCAAAATGTGCACTTGACATTGGGCCATTTCTTGTCTTTACTAAACTGATTGCAGACTGGCTATTCAGCATATCCAGTTAAAATTGTTGATGTTTTCTTCTATAACTTTTTATTTTACCGATTCTAGGGTATGAGGATTGTGCAGAGTCCTAATGATTTTGCTGATTCTTTCATTGGTGCGCAACGTGAGGCTGCTGCATCATTTGGAATAAATACTATCTTGTTGGAGAAATATATCACAAAACCTAGGCACATAGAAGTTCAGGTACCCACTTTTTGATGTCATTTATCCATTTTAATACTTCTGTCCTTGTGTTTCCCCTTAGATAGTGTCATGcaggaaatattttctttccatTTTTTATTCAGTTCTTTCCAGTAGCCAATAGGCTTTGCAGTGGGGGAACGACGGCTTAATTGTTCACATGATCAGTAGAGACAGCAAATCTGAATCTACTAGCATACCATGACGATAACAAACGATATCATTTGCTTGTATTATCTGTAGATCTTCGGGGACAAACAGGGCAATGTTATACATCTAAACGAGAGGGACTGCAGTATCCAAAGAAGACACCAGAAGATAATCGAAGAAGCTCCTGCTGTAATTCTTCTTCCCCAGATTTGCtcctttattttctttttttccccTGGTGATTGCTATGACCGAAATACTGTATGTGCAGCCAAATATTGATGTTGGTTTTCGCTCCCACTTAGGTCAAGCAGCTGTGTCTGCTGCCAAGGTTATACGTGCATATACCCTTTTCTCTCTGTTTGTGCCATCACtgcattttattttgttttctttaCCTTCAATTCTCATTCTTTGTCttaaattttctattttttcatttttaaggCAGTCTATTATTACAGTGCTGGCACGGTCGAGTTTATAGTTGATACGATTTCTGGGAAGTTTTATTTTATGGAGATGAATACCCGTCTTCAGGTGTCTTGATCTCTCCAAGTGGAGTCCTTTCTTTGTTATGCAGGCTTTATATATTTTCCAATGCAGAAGATAATTCACTTAGTTGCAGGTTGAACATCCTGTTACTGAGATGATTGTCGATCAAGATCTCGTGGAGTGGCAAATCCGTATTGCCAGCGGAGAGCCTCTTCCAATTAGTCAGTCCAGAGGTGCCATTGTCAGGTTATTATATTCTCTCTACAAATCTAAAATATCATCCATGTTGCATTCCTCAAAGTTGAGGCTGGGCTATGTCAAATTGAGTTGGATAGAGGAGGGACATCCAATAAAAGTTTTTGATCTGAGGTCAAACATTTCCACCTATATAACACTTATAAGTGCTCCAAGATGATTGATTACATGattctttattatattttgCCCCTACACAGCATCCTCACTTTTACTGTTTCACTTGTGCATCGTTCAGGATATGATACTCTTAACTTTCTTCATCATTTTTTACCTGACGAATCTCTGCAATTAATTATCAGACTAAATGAATTGACTCCTTTGGTTTCCTTATTACAGGCCATGCTTTTGAAGCTCGTATATATGCTGAGAATGTTCCAAAAGGATTTCTCCCGGCAACTGGTATTCTTCATCATTATCAACCCGTCCAAGTTACATCAGGAGGTACCTGGAATGAGAATGTTAATTTAGTCATGAATATCATGCAGCTTCCAAACTCTCTTCAAACTACTCATGCTAGTATACACAAGTAGCTATTGGTGCTGATCGTATTGCTCTTGACAAACTACTAGGAACTTCATATATCTCTGACTGTAGAAGCTCCAAGATTTGCTTTTCATATTATTTGTCTTTTGCTCATGTGAAGCAATACCATTTACCAGTCAGGGTCGAGACTGGAGTCGAGCAGGGAGACACAGTTAGCATGCATTATGATCCCATGATAGCAAAGCTTGTAGTGTGGGGGGAAGATCGAAACATTGCTTTAACCAAAATGAAGGACTGTCTGTTAAAATTTCGGGTATGCTGAATTCTACATTTATTTAGCCCATGACATTGTGAATTCAGTCGCTTCCCAAATTGTTTACAACTTGTTTTGAACCTTCTACATATGCATAATCGTGGAATATTACTGACTGTTCAAACTGAGTACACGTTATTTCTCCTAATCTTATTGACTATGAATTGGCTGATGCTTCGTCATGAAAGAtcttttttgaatatttttaaaacatcattctGCCCATGAAAACTCGTCAGTCTGATGCTTTTCCCATGTGTATGCTTGAGCTTGGAAATTCTCAGTTTTTTCATATTTTAGCTACTTATAGATTTTATAGATTTGTCAAGTGTTGTGCTGTATCACCTGCATATATTGTTGGTGAATGTCTGTTCACTGCTGGGTACTTCAATCAGATAGACCTTCATGTATCTCCTTACTTCACCTCTCTTCTAGTGCCTACTCAAAGGGCTCAATTTCCATATTCTTTGTTCAGATCTGATCAGTAGCATTTCCAGGTTGCTGGTCTGCCAACCAACATAGATTTTCTCTTAAAACTTGCACACCATGGAGCTTTTGAAAAAGGAGAAGTTGAAACCCATTTCATTGAGTTGCATAAGGATGATCTATTCATTGATTCAAATAATTTGTTATCAACTCAAAAAGCGCGTAATGCTGCTGTACATAGTGCTGCTATTGCAGCCGTATGTGTTTGTGAAAAGGAACATGCAGCAGTGAAGGAAAGGGCCCCTGGTAATGTGCTAAGGCAACTCTTATGCATGATTACACCACCTTCATTCTAGAGCATTACTTATTTAAACTTTTGCAGGTAACCTTTCCGTATGGTATGCTAATCCGCCTTTCCGAGTCAATCATTGTGCCAAGCGTTTCATAGAACTTGAATGGGATGATGAGTCCAGCGAGACTGGCTTGAAAATTGTACCAGTCCATATCAGTTATCTGACGACAGGAAAATATGTAATTGAGGTAGTTATACATTTTTTCTTTGACCTCAATTGATTCAAAGTATGTTACCTTGTTGCTTTTTGTTTACAGACAGGACTAAGCGGTTTTTCAGGTCTCGAGATGAATGTAATGCAGTTAAATGACCATGatttcagagttgaacatgatgGTGTGAGCACAAATGTCAGCATAGCTGTTTATCCCAAGGTTACTCTTTGAACCCGGTTACAAGCTAATGGATTGCaagatgtttgaaattcgtatGTTTTGTTCACTGTTTGTTGAGTGTATGGGTCTCTTATCATCAATTGTTCTCATTTGTGTTGTTGATGTTATAGTTTCCATCAGAAAGTGGAAGCCCTACTCTTTTTAGCTTATATCCAGAACAGGTGACAACTCAGGTTGAAAATGTGTATCTGGATATTCCTTGACGACTTTGCTGACAAACATACAGGACTTGACGCTCTTGGCTGCAAGATTGGAAAAAACACTAATATTATAAGAGCAGAAAGCTGGGCAATGAgttgtttgatataaattttaagTGAACAAACCAAGAGACTTGCATCATATGGATGACAAATGGTTTGATGCATCAGCGCCTTAGACCACACTGTACATGTACATGAAAGCACACAACACCATTAAATGGAGGAGGGAAAGGATCTGTACTTAACAGTCCCCATCGCTTATATGATTAATAAATTGCTCATGAAAGATTTATACCTGTACTGTCCTAAGATGGTGCTCATTAAATTTGTTTGTATGGTGTTGACCCTCACCAGTGGTTTCTTTAGCACAGAATTTTGCATTTATAATCCTAAATAAGAGTTCAAGTGATGTCTGCATTTCAGGGTCAGATGGAGCATATCCACATCTGGCATGGAGCACATCATCACCACTTTAAACGTAGGAAGGGGATTGAACTTGCTGATGATGTGGAAAACCAATACAGGCCTGCTGCCGAGACGGCCTCACATCCACCTGGTACTATGGTGGCTCCTATGTCTGGTTTAGTTGTCAAAGTCTTGGTGAAGGATGGAACAAAAATTGATGGAGGGCAACCCATTTTGGTTTTAGAAGCAATGAAGATGGAGGTTTGTGTTTCATATGAGTGTAAACCCTTACTCTTTTTACTTATTAATTTGGTTTTTGATTCACTATTTCTGCAGCATGTTGTGAAGGCATCATCTGCGGGTTATATTAGCGGGCTCCAAGTGTCAGCAGGCCAACAGGTCTCCGATGGCACCATTCTTTGCACTGTAAAGGTAACTCGTGCATATGAAGAGTTTAAGATACTCAAGCACCCATGTATTATATAAATGCCATTTTGAAAAGATAATCCATTTTTTCTTTCATGTTGTTGAAGGCATAACTGTGGTAGTTTTAATGTGATACGTATTTTCAATTGTTTTATTGAACAGGCTGAATAAAAATTAAGAGTCCTGGAATAATTTGGGCGCAAACCGCACCTACCCCTACACCTATGCCATGGTAACAGAATCCTAGTTAGACACCTCTCATTAAGCTCAGTGGTGGCTGAAGATATGAGACCACATCTGAGGATGAATATTGATGAGCCTTATTTAGCAGAACAATGCCTGCCCTATTTCCTCAGACTTGTTctttttttaatttcttttttttctaaaaaaaaaaagaacaatcTTGGTCGAATACAATGGTCTTTTCTTATGAATCACTCAAGTGTGTacgttttaaataataatttacaacttttaaaatataagcACTCTTATCTATGTACCATTTGTGAGCAGAAATTGTAGCCCAGGTGACACAAGTGCATTTACAATCATCGTGCAGCACGAGTATTGGTATTCCATCTTCATCTTGTGATAGACTCGAGTAATATTCGATAATGGGTGCCCATTAAAGCTGAGTGGTGCCCATGATACCTAAAGTTTGAAGTTGACAAAAGAGCCATAAGTTGTCTCTGTTGGAAAGATTGCTAGATCTGTTACATGGTATAATGACTCAACTATTTGTGAGAATATTTGTCACTCCCAAAGGAAGGAATAGACTCTGTCGCTGGTGATACAGACATATTCCATTATAATCAGAATTGACAACCCATTCCGAGATGTCGGGTTAAGCACACAAAACAAAGTGGCCTGGTCATCTTTCGTGTCCCATCCAACAATGGGATTCATGAATCTATCCTGATGCTctataattttgattttgaaaaattaCCCTTATTTCCACTTCGTAGCTTTCATTTTTAACTTATTTGTGTCAAGCATTATGATGCATTATCTTAgtagaaataattattttcgAGTCGATTTCTAATGTATAGCAACGGACCAACTGTTACAACACAGACAAATGTAGAAGTTTATTTAGATATGTTACTATTTATTATTACTACTACACCGACGCACGCGTTGCGTGCTTGTATAAAaagtttttataattcatttgatttatattcaaacgaggatcaaaatataattataaaaaatagtgaGGGACTAgactgtaattttgatatataaattaaaaaataaaagaatgaccCCATTAAAAGTTGAACATATAACCTAAACCTCAATGAACAATGACTCTATCCGCTGAAATACATATAActttcattaaaattttaacattttattactatatatatttattaaaacagATCATGACATCAAAGTTAGTTATCTAAGTGTCTCAAACTTAATATAATAGtacatattattatattaaatggggcggtgttttttttttttttttttttttttttttttcaaattttagacCGTCACATCAATTGGAGTTGCtgaaaaaattg is part of the Primulina eburnea isolate SZY01 chromosome 1, ASM2296580v1, whole genome shotgun sequence genome and encodes:
- the LOC140831775 gene encoding LOW QUALITY PROTEIN: methylcrotonoyl-CoA carboxylase subunit alpha, mitochondrial (The sequence of the model RefSeq protein was modified relative to this genomic sequence to represent the inferred CDS: deleted 1 base in 1 codon), whose product is MLGVIASECAVQFIYYLSTMAFVGSIIRRRTKPFILQFRGFTSNAPGLGSRRADRIEKILIANRGEIACRIIRTAKRLGIRTVAVYSDADESSLHVKSADEAVRIGPPPARLSYLNAASIIEAASKTGAQAIHPGYGFLSESADFARLCENEGLTFIGPPASAIRDMGDKSASKRIMGAAGVPLVPGYHGDNQDIDFMKLEADKIGYPILIKPTHGGGGKGMRIVQSPNDFADSFIGAQREAAASFGINTILLEKYITKPRHIEVQIFGDKQGNVIHLNERDCSIQRRHQKIIEEAPAPNIDVGFRSHLGQAAVSAAKAVYYYSAGTVEFIVDTISGKFYFMEMNTRLQVEHPVTEMIVDQDLVEWQIRIASGEPLPISQSEVPLSGHAFEARIYAENVPKGFLPATGILHHYQPVQVTSGVRVETGVEQGDTVSMHYDPMIAKLVVWGEDRNIALTKMKDCLLKFRVAGLPTNIDFLLKLAHHGAFEKGEVETHFIELHKDDLFIDSNNLLSTQKARNAAVHSAAIAAVCVCEKEHAAVKERAPGNLSVWYANPPFRVNHCAKRFIELEWDDESSETGLKIVPVHISYLTTGKYVIETGLSGFSGLEMNVMQLNDHDFRVEHDGVSTNVSIAVYPKGQMEHIHIWHGAHHHHFKRRKGIELADDVENQYRPAAETASHPPGTMVAPMSGLVVKVLVKDGTKIDGGQPILVLEAMKMEHVVKASSAGYISGLQVSAGQQVSDGTILCTVKAE